GATTCTCCGTAATTAGTATTTGCCACACCTCTCGGGCCTTGGCATCTGTCAGAGCGCTGTCAGGAAGGACGATAGCTGCACGGCCGTGCTCGGATAGGACCTCGTAAATATGTTGAATAAAGTTTATTTGTATATTACTCGTTTCTACTGGAAAATTTCTTAGTTTGGGTATGCCGATGGATCCACGAGACCCAAACGGAGGGTTGGTAAGGATGCAGTCGTACTCTTCCCCTAGTAAGTCGCCATCGTAGATAGAGTCTTTAAGGCTAATATTGGCTTCTATGTCGTGCAGGAACATGCTCATTAGTCCTAGCCGAAAGGGTCTCACCACCAGCTCCTGTCCATAGTAAGCACTGCGTCTAATGTAGTCTTTATCAGCCTGCTTGACTGCACCGCTGTGTAATCTACTCCATTCTGCTGCCACTGTTAAAAATCCAGCAGTTCCGCATGCTACATCTGCAATCTTGCTTCGCCGCCCTTCTAGTGGGTTAGGCTGCATTACATTTACAATGGCCTGAATGAGAGGACGCGGCGTAAAGAATTGACCAGCTCCTTTCTTACCTTCGTTAGCCGTGCGTTCTAACAGGCCCTCAAAGGCTTCTCCTTGTACATCTTTACCCAGTTTTGTCCACCCAATTTCTTCTATCCCTTCGACAATCTTTTTCAGGCTTGCTGCATTTTTAATTTTCGAAATGGGCTCTTGAAAAATTTGACCTAGTATACCGGGCTCACCACGCAAAATATTAAGAGCTGTGTCATAATAATCAGTTAGAGCCTTACCGCTCAAAGTCAGCATGTCGCGCCAGTGACAGTCGGCAGGGACTTCAATGGACCCTTCGTCTGCCATTTTTAAAAAGAGAAGGTAAGTTAATTGCTCAACATAATCGGCATAATCCATCCCATCGTGACGGAGTATGTGGCAGAAATTCCAAAGCTTATTAGTTATATCCACAAGTGTTGTCAGTT
This region of Hymenobacter swuensis DY53 genomic DNA includes:
- a CDS encoding class I SAM-dependent DNA methyltransferase, with the protein product MDITNKLWNFCHILRHDGMDYADYVEQLTYLLFLKMADEGSIEVPADCHWRDMLTLSGKALTDYYDTALNILRGEPGILGQIFQEPISKIKNAASLKKIVEGIEEIGWTKLGKDVQGEAFEGLLERTANEGKKGAGQFFTPRPLIQAIVNVMQPNPLEGRRSKIADVACGTAGFLTVAAEWSRLHSGAVKQADKDYIRRSAYYGQELVVRPFRLGLMSMFLHDIEANISLKDSIYDGDLLGEEYDCILTNPPFGSRGSIGIPKLRNFPVETSNIQINFIQHIYEVLSEHGRAAIVLPDSALTDAKAREVWQILITENLCRVHTILKLPRGTFTPYANGVRACVVFLQKGSGTKSLWVYDSRSNVPGITKKSRPLDYGQHFAAFVEAYGSDPNGKGKRTQSERFRKFTLADIAANNYSLDFSWIEDNSLINDGELQKPITYIEDTLSELDSLNSIIASIKDLLEGN